One Cucumis sativus cultivar 9930 chromosome 1, Cucumber_9930_V3, whole genome shotgun sequence DNA segment encodes these proteins:
- the LOC101205825 gene encoding protein EXORDIUM-like 7 — translation MENLLTLFLLLLLFALFPLLQALQWRTQQTNLNNFEGSSDFVNLEYHMGPVLSSPINLYIIWYGHWNPNLQDTIKDFIFSLSPPSPSSPRPSVADWWRTIELYADQTGSNITGTIRLSGEFHDSSYSQGNYLSRLAIQHVIKNSITSQNQTPLPLNPYTGLYLVLTSSDVQVQDFCRAVCGFHYFTFPSVVGATVPYAWVGHSGKQCPGVCAYPFARPEGSEAPPGSGIMGIMGAPNGDVGVDGMVSVIAHELAETSSNPLVNAWYAGDDPTAPTEIADLCMGLYGSGGGGGYVGNVYRDYWGNGYNLNGVNGRKFLVQWVWNPVQRRCFGPNALD, via the coding sequence ATGGAAAACCTCCTTACTCTCtttctacttcttcttctctttgcTCTCTTTCCTTTACTCCAAGCTCTACAATGGAGGACCCAACAGACCAACCTCAACAACTTTGAAGGTTCCTCTGACTTTGTAAACCTAGAATACCACATGGGTCCTGTCCTTTCTTCCCCTATCAATCTTTATATCATTTGGTATGGCCATTGGAACCCTAATCTCCAGGATACTAttaaagatttcattttttcactctctcctccttctccttcttctccacGTCCTTCTGTCGCCGACTGGTGGCGAACCATCGAGCTTTATGCCGACCAAACCGGCTCAAACATCACGGGTACTATCCGCCTCTCTGGTGAGTTCCATGACTCGTCTTACTCCCAAGGAAACTACCTAAGTCGTTTAGCCATTCAACATGTCATAAAAAACTCGATCACCTCTCAAAATCAAACACCTTTGCCTCTAAATCCCTACACTGGCCTTTACTTAGTCCTCACCTCATCAGATGTCCAAGTGCAAGACTTTTGTAGGGCAGTTTGTGGCTTCCATTACTTCACATTCCCATCCGTCGTTGGGGCAACGGTACCGTATGCTTGGGTCGGTCATAGCGGGAAGCAATGCCCTGGTGTCTGTGCCTATCCGTTTGCACGACCAGAAGGCTCAGAGGCTCCACCGGGGAGCGGGATCATGGGGATCATGGGGGCGCCAAACGGTGACGTGGGGGTGGATGGGATGGTGAGTGTGATAGCTCATGAGTTAGCAGAGACATCAAGCAATCCATTGGTGAATGCTTGGTATGCAGGGGATGATCCAACAGCACCAACAGAGATAGCAGATTTGTGTATGGGATTGTATGGGTCAGGTGGGGGAGGAGGATATGTTGGGAATGTGTATAGAGATTATTGGGGAAATGGGTATAATTTGAATGGCGTTAATGGGAGAAAATTTTTGGTTCAATGGGTATGGAATCCTGTTCAAAGAAGATGTTTTGGACCAAATGCTTTAGATTAA
- the LOC105436360 gene encoding uncharacterized protein LOC105436360 isoform X1 yields the protein MGVNMENSAHGTVPECGAIFMSNCVTRAECFRRKLFGLPYWLGDFVLQIKSGMILFLFEYENRVLHGVFQATSDGAMNIVPHAYSSSGQKFPAQVKFSILWSCNPIFEDRFQSAIKDNYFSAKKFNFGLSRMQVHRLLSLFSLTKFSDQLHTRQLSSDPFECSSDYLICESQSVADGNGPILNERLQGKLMEGEDQVNSMQESAPLSHYNIRNIIPTKESAVYCPYMVTRNPTCSSGCLGGAQITTPSLHSQSDCMNSMALQSSVYFENIIVPSITQSQINVSCSNPNLLPLPIREFEHDGSLRRSIVTSEYPSNGLNDSFFSYQNEQGLTRQENMEIYVPVTKEFPSQLPFDSVVVSSMPSIEHTAANHGQECYGSSKSIYSDHERKGNVFSRLSYPSDASLQEYNGCNHEMLFLDPSVLEVSGQWKKTDHEVPRPKPNAGRNFVKKKCTKSLLSSYSNCFQVSDEHGAINEDSIGGNSDHSAIEIPFVNFKRRRKHLKVEHCTPTGGELSGLQQKRKKLIRPSFACSELHDSGDTNIVSPSLCGPSFACSELDESGDTNSIFTSSGGMSMVRVLRGKSNINHINETDKAEKLYPAVELPDTIWLVDDDEKNIDIETVATAENCCELNKISEDKIASSNYISNSDLNITSKDLIVKESCKSTHNCSTSENHMKFQNLNNSGLCRQELSLESSEVNTGNSFIRFNEGGNRCNAKELILSVKIAEPFHGPVAVIESSVKSSSPLNSDSESASEDVIERRKENNENEES from the exons ATGGGGGTTAATATGGAGAATAGTGCGCATGGGACTGTACCAGAGTGTGGTGCAATTTTTATGTCAAATTGTGTGACCAGAGCAGAATGCTTCAGAAGGAAGTTATTTGGTCTTCCATATTGGTTAGGCGACTTTGTGCTACAAATTAAATCTGGGATGATTTTATTTCTGTTTGAATACGAGAATAGAGTGCTTCATGGTGTATTTCAGGCAACTTCAGATGGTGCAATGAACATTGTGCCCCATGCTTATAGCTCATCAGGGCAGAAATTCCCTGCCCAG GTTAAGTTCTCTATACTTTGGTCCTGCAATCCAATTTTCGAAGATCGCTTTCAAAGTGCCATAAAAGACAATTACTTTTCAGCTAAGAAATTCAACTTTGGGCTATCTAGAATGCAG GTTCATAGGCTTTTATCTCTGTTTAGTTTGACAAAATTTAGTGATCAACTCCATACGAGACAGTTAAGCAGTGATCCATTCGAGTGTTCAAGTGATTACTTGATTTGTGAAAGCCAAAGTGTTGCTGATGGTAATGGGCCTATATTGAATGAGAGGTTACAAGGGAAACTAATGGAGGGTGAAGACCAAGTTAATTCTATGCAGGAAAGTGCTCCTCTTTCCCATTATAATATCAGAAATATAATTCCTACCAAAGAAAGTGCAGTATACTGTCCTTATATGGTTACCAGAAACCCCACCTGTAGTTCTGGTTGCCTAGGCGGGGCTCAAATCACAACGCCCAGCCTCCACAGCCAATCAGACTGCATGAATAGCATGGCTCTCCAATCGTctgtatattttgaaaacattataGTTCCTTCTATAACTCAAAGTCAAATAAATGTGTCATGTTCTAATCCTAACTTACTTCCTTTGCCTATACGAGAGTTTGAACATGATGGAAGCTTGAGAAGGTCTATCGTAACTAGCGAGTACCCGTCCAATGGACTGAATGATTCCTTTTTCTCATATCAGAATGAGCAGGGCTTAACAAGGCAGGAAAACATGGAAATATATGTTCCTGTGACAAAAGAATTTCCCAGTCAATTACCTTTTGACTCTGTTGTAGTTTCAAGCATGCCCTCGATTGAGCATACAGCAGCGAACCATGGACAGGAGTGCTATGGATCTTCCAAAAGCATATATTCTGATCATGAAAGAAAGGGCAATGTGTTTTCTCGCTTATCCTATCCATCTGATGCAAGCCTACAAGAATATAATGGCTGCAATCATGAGATGCTTTTTCTTGATCCATCTGTTCTTGAAGTTAGCGGGCAATGGAAGAAAACTGACCATGAAGTGCCACGTCCAAAACCCAATGCTGGTCGGAActttgtgaagaaaaaatgcACAAAATCTTTGTTAAGTTCATATAGTAATTGCTTTCAAGTGTCAGATGAACATGGGGCAATTAATGAGGACAGTATAGGTGGTAACAGTGACCATAGTGCTATAGAGATTCCATTTGTGAATTTCAAGCGGCGAAGGAAACATCTCAAAGTTGAGCACTGCACCCCAACTGGAGGGGAATTGTCAGGTCTgcaacagaaaagaaaaaagttgattcGACCGAGCTTTGCCTGTAGTGAGTTGCATGATTCTGGAGATACCAACATTGTTTCCCCAAGTTTATGTGGACCGAGCTTTGCCTGTAGTGAGTTGGATGAATCTGGAGATACCAACAGTATTTTCACAAGTTCAGGAGGCATGTCAATGGTTAGAGTCTTACGAGGAAAGTCTAATATCAATCATATAAATGAAACAGATAAGGCAGAGAAATTATATCCAGCTGTTGAATTGCCAGATACTATTTGGCTTGTTGATGACGACGAAAAGAATATTGATATTGAAACTGTAGCGACAGCCGAGAATTGTTGCGAATTGAATAAAATCTCTGAAGATAAGATAGCATCCTCAAATTATATTAGTAATAGTGACCTAAATATTACCTCTAAAGATCTTATTGTAAAGGAGAGTTGTAAAAGTACTCATAATTGTTCAACTTCAGAGAATCACATGAAGTTCCAAAATCTGAATAATTCTGGTTTATGTCGACAAGAGTTGTCCTTGGAAAGTTCTGAAGTAAATACTGGGAATAGTTTTATAAGGTTTAATGAAGGCGGCAATAGATGCAATGCAAaggaattaattttaagtgtGAAAATTGCCGAACCATTTCATGGTCCTGTAGCTGTGATAGAAAGCTCAGTTAAAAGCTCAAGCCCTTTGAACTCAGACTCTGAAAGTGCTTCTGAAGATGTTATTGAGagaaggaaggaaaataatgaaaatgaggaGTCATGA
- the LOC105436360 gene encoding uncharacterized protein LOC105436360 isoform X2 has protein sequence MLQKEVIWSSILATSDGAMNIVPHAYSSSGQKFPAQVKFSILWSCNPIFEDRFQSAIKDNYFSAKKFNFGLSRMQVHRLLSLFSLTKFSDQLHTRQLSSDPFECSSDYLICESQSVADGNGPILNERLQGKLMEGEDQVNSMQESAPLSHYNIRNIIPTKESAVYCPYMVTRNPTCSSGCLGGAQITTPSLHSQSDCMNSMALQSSVYFENIIVPSITQSQINVSCSNPNLLPLPIREFEHDGSLRRSIVTSEYPSNGLNDSFFSYQNEQGLTRQENMEIYVPVTKEFPSQLPFDSVVVSSMPSIEHTAANHGQECYGSSKSIYSDHERKGNVFSRLSYPSDASLQEYNGCNHEMLFLDPSVLEVSGQWKKTDHEVPRPKPNAGRNFVKKKCTKSLLSSYSNCFQVSDEHGAINEDSIGGNSDHSAIEIPFVNFKRRRKHLKVEHCTPTGGELSGLQQKRKKLIRPSFACSELHDSGDTNIVSPSLCGPSFACSELDESGDTNSIFTSSGGMSMVRVLRGKSNINHINETDKAEKLYPAVELPDTIWLVDDDEKNIDIETVATAENCCELNKISEDKIASSNYISNSDLNITSKDLIVKESCKSTHNCSTSENHMKFQNLNNSGLCRQELSLESSEVNTGNSFIRFNEGGNRCNAKELILSVKIAEPFHGPVAVIESSVKSSSPLNSDSESASEDVIERRKENNENEES, from the exons ATGCTTCAGAAGGAAGTTATTTGGTCTTCCATATTG GCAACTTCAGATGGTGCAATGAACATTGTGCCCCATGCTTATAGCTCATCAGGGCAGAAATTCCCTGCCCAG GTTAAGTTCTCTATACTTTGGTCCTGCAATCCAATTTTCGAAGATCGCTTTCAAAGTGCCATAAAAGACAATTACTTTTCAGCTAAGAAATTCAACTTTGGGCTATCTAGAATGCAG GTTCATAGGCTTTTATCTCTGTTTAGTTTGACAAAATTTAGTGATCAACTCCATACGAGACAGTTAAGCAGTGATCCATTCGAGTGTTCAAGTGATTACTTGATTTGTGAAAGCCAAAGTGTTGCTGATGGTAATGGGCCTATATTGAATGAGAGGTTACAAGGGAAACTAATGGAGGGTGAAGACCAAGTTAATTCTATGCAGGAAAGTGCTCCTCTTTCCCATTATAATATCAGAAATATAATTCCTACCAAAGAAAGTGCAGTATACTGTCCTTATATGGTTACCAGAAACCCCACCTGTAGTTCTGGTTGCCTAGGCGGGGCTCAAATCACAACGCCCAGCCTCCACAGCCAATCAGACTGCATGAATAGCATGGCTCTCCAATCGTctgtatattttgaaaacattataGTTCCTTCTATAACTCAAAGTCAAATAAATGTGTCATGTTCTAATCCTAACTTACTTCCTTTGCCTATACGAGAGTTTGAACATGATGGAAGCTTGAGAAGGTCTATCGTAACTAGCGAGTACCCGTCCAATGGACTGAATGATTCCTTTTTCTCATATCAGAATGAGCAGGGCTTAACAAGGCAGGAAAACATGGAAATATATGTTCCTGTGACAAAAGAATTTCCCAGTCAATTACCTTTTGACTCTGTTGTAGTTTCAAGCATGCCCTCGATTGAGCATACAGCAGCGAACCATGGACAGGAGTGCTATGGATCTTCCAAAAGCATATATTCTGATCATGAAAGAAAGGGCAATGTGTTTTCTCGCTTATCCTATCCATCTGATGCAAGCCTACAAGAATATAATGGCTGCAATCATGAGATGCTTTTTCTTGATCCATCTGTTCTTGAAGTTAGCGGGCAATGGAAGAAAACTGACCATGAAGTGCCACGTCCAAAACCCAATGCTGGTCGGAActttgtgaagaaaaaatgcACAAAATCTTTGTTAAGTTCATATAGTAATTGCTTTCAAGTGTCAGATGAACATGGGGCAATTAATGAGGACAGTATAGGTGGTAACAGTGACCATAGTGCTATAGAGATTCCATTTGTGAATTTCAAGCGGCGAAGGAAACATCTCAAAGTTGAGCACTGCACCCCAACTGGAGGGGAATTGTCAGGTCTgcaacagaaaagaaaaaagttgattcGACCGAGCTTTGCCTGTAGTGAGTTGCATGATTCTGGAGATACCAACATTGTTTCCCCAAGTTTATGTGGACCGAGCTTTGCCTGTAGTGAGTTGGATGAATCTGGAGATACCAACAGTATTTTCACAAGTTCAGGAGGCATGTCAATGGTTAGAGTCTTACGAGGAAAGTCTAATATCAATCATATAAATGAAACAGATAAGGCAGAGAAATTATATCCAGCTGTTGAATTGCCAGATACTATTTGGCTTGTTGATGACGACGAAAAGAATATTGATATTGAAACTGTAGCGACAGCCGAGAATTGTTGCGAATTGAATAAAATCTCTGAAGATAAGATAGCATCCTCAAATTATATTAGTAATAGTGACCTAAATATTACCTCTAAAGATCTTATTGTAAAGGAGAGTTGTAAAAGTACTCATAATTGTTCAACTTCAGAGAATCACATGAAGTTCCAAAATCTGAATAATTCTGGTTTATGTCGACAAGAGTTGTCCTTGGAAAGTTCTGAAGTAAATACTGGGAATAGTTTTATAAGGTTTAATGAAGGCGGCAATAGATGCAATGCAAaggaattaattttaagtgtGAAAATTGCCGAACCATTTCATGGTCCTGTAGCTGTGATAGAAAGCTCAGTTAAAAGCTCAAGCCCTTTGAACTCAGACTCTGAAAGTGCTTCTGAAGATGTTATTGAGagaaggaaggaaaataatgaaaatgaggaGTCATGA